The segment TTTTCAGAGAAAGGTGCAAAATCTAGTGACTGTTCTTGTGATTATCTGATGGAGTTTTGTAAAATTATGAATTGTTTTCAGGGTCTATAATCAAGCACCATCTATTGATTTCTATAAATCCAACAAAGAAAATCATACAATCTATGGCTATACCTCCATGCACAATGGCTATTGATGCAGATACAATGGGCTGAAGCACACATGGGGAACTATTGTACAGTGCAGCTACAGTATATATGTGAACACTTTGCTTACTTCTGCTGGTTGATCTGACATCCCTGTTGTACCCAAGGTCTCAGCACTATGCTATTGGCAGCTCTGCAAGGTTCCAAGCCGAAGACTGTTTGtatctgtgttcaaaagggaactgcagatgctggaatatcgaaggtacacaaaattgctggggaaactcagcgggtgcagcagcatctatggagcgaaggaaataggcgacgtttcgggccgaaacccttcttcagactgtgtttgTATCTGCTCCCCCAGTTTCATACTAGCCAAAACTGACATATCTTCAGTCTCATGCAACTGAATGAGATTCTCCAAATCTGGACGGAAAAGGACAATTGAGCATTTGGGGTTTTTCTTCTTTGTTTTAATGCATGTTAATGTCATTGagccgtacagcatggaaacaagcctttaggCTCACTATGTCTGGACTGACCATCCATCACTCATCCACCTCAaccctgcactaatcccattttgccCCCTTCATCCCCATTAACTATCCTCCCCAATTCTCCGTCTAACCAACGACACGGGGGCAATTTActgtgccctccacaatgtttgggacaaagacccttcatttatttatttgcctctgtactccacaatttgagatttgtaataggaaaaatcacacgtggttaaagtgcagattgtcagattttattaaaggccatttttatacattttggttgcaccatgtagaaattacagctgtgtttatgcagtcccctcatttcagggcaccataatgtttgggacacatggctccacatgcatttgtaattgctcaggtgtgtttaattgcctccttaatgcagatataagagagctctcagcacctagtctttccaacacctttggaaacttttattactatttatccacatgaggaccaaagttgtggcaatgaaagtcaaagaagccattatgagactgagaaacaagaataaaactgttatcgAGACGTCCGCCAAACCTTAGTctgaccaaaatcaactgtttggaacatcattaagaagaaagagagcactggtgaacttactaatcgcaaagggactggcaggccaaggaagacctccacagctgatgacagaagaattctctctataataaaaaatccccaaacatctgtccgacagatcagaaacactcttcaggagtcagatgtggatttgtcaatgaccactctctgcagaagacttcatgaacagaaatacatgtatggctgctgaaggtactggctcacttatcttcattgatgatacaactgctgatggtagtagtataatgaattctgaagtgtatagacacatcttatctgctcaagttcaaacaaatgcctcaaaactcatcggccagcggttcattctacagcaagacaacgatcccaaacatactgctaaagcaacaaaggagtttttcaaagctaaaaaatggtcaactcttgagtggccaagtcaatcacccgatcggaacccaattgagcatgccttttatatgctgaagagaaaactgaaggggactagcccccaaatcaAGCATACGCTAAAGATGGCTgctatacaggcctggcagagcatcaccggagaagacacccagcaactggtgatgtccatgaatcacagacttcaagcagtcattgcatgcaaaggatgtgcaataatatactaaacatgactactttcatttacatgacattggtgtgtcccaaacattatgcagccctgaaatggagggattatgtatgaacactgctgtaatttctacatggtgaaaccaaaatgtataaaaatggcctttattaaaatctgacaatgtgcactttaagcacacgtgatttgtttctattacaaatctcaaattgtggaacagaggtaaataaataaatgataggcccCAAATATTATGGCGGGCACCGTACATTGCCCCTTTACCAACCAGCATGTTCTTGATATATGGGAGATGACAAAAACTcctggtcaccgggagaacacacaaactccacaaaCAGAACCCCAAGGTCAGGTTGGAACCCAGATCTGTGGAGCCATGAGGCAACAGTGTTACCTGCTGCTCCACAGTTCATTCAGTGcattattaaattatttttttgcattgtAATTTATTCATGATAATTTTAGTTAACTGCATTTCAATAAATGTCTGATCAACAAGGATGGAAAGCAGACGTGGCCAGGTGGCTTTGCGGTGATCCTGTGTTGAGTCTCAGAGTTTGGTGCCTGACACCAATTTGCCATTCAgaagtattcaagaaggaactgcagatgctggaagatcgaaggtacacaaaaatgctggagaaactcagcgggttgccATGAACTTGCCATTCAGAAGTGTTCGCTTTAAAAACATTGGAAACTACCTGCAGGTGATAGACTCAAAACAAAGGCCTAGTCATACATTATTTTCATAACTTCTCTTAATTGTGAACTTGGTAAATATTtcactgcacggtggcgcagcggtagagttcctgccttactgcgtcagagacccaggtttgatcctgtataagggtgctgtctttacggagtttctatgttctcgccgtgaccatgtgggttttccctgggtgctccggtttcctccaacactccaaagacatacaggtttgtaggttaattcggctTTGGTAATACCTatgaattgcctctagtgtgtacctgtgctagtgtacagggatcgctgatcagcgcggacttggtgggcccaagggcctgtttctgcactgtatctctaacctaacccAAGTTTGAAAAGGAAGAATATAAATGTAAAGACAGTGAAATAGTATGGGAAGAACGAGAACTGATAGATGGCAGTTATCATCCTTTTAATTCACTTAGAggtatttatattttaatttttaaatgaaatCAACAATCAAtaaacgtcagtctgaagaagggtctcgacccaaaacgtcacccattccttctctccagagacgctgcctatcccgctgggttactccagcattttgtgtctaccttcgatttaaaccagcatctgcagttctttcctacacataatcatTATGCTCTTTAATGTTTACCAATTGATTCTGTATTCCTATACTTTGCCATATTATCCCATACCTTTTGACATTAAATATTTGAACTTCAATTCAATCTCATCTATTccactaaaaataatttaaatgatcTAAACCCCAAGTTTGTGCTCAGGGCACTGCACGTTAAGCCATTCTTCTCTGGTCTCCCAACTATGGTGGGTTGGAGGGTAGGGTACCACAAAATATTACGGATATGAAAAATGTGGAGAATCAGCAGTGCATCACACCAATTGAGCAAGTGGGGAAAAAACACAGGCAGAACAAACATACAACGTATTGAGAGGCCCTGAATGCTTCAGATACAAGTATATTTTtaagtaacaaaaaaaaaatttaacaaTGTGATCGCAGTTCTCGGCTTGTCCTCACATATTAGAATGCAATGCACTACAAAATGCACACTTTGAGATTTGACCCTTAGTATTTGCTAATCAAAATTCATGCTTTTAATATAACTGAACCCTTTAACTTTTCTGGAAATCAGTTGGGCAGATTTGGAACCTCCATTTTATCAGCTGTTGGGTGCAGCTCTGGGGCAGGGAACCTATTTTTGAATGCAGGTAAGAAAGGTCATACAGCCAGCTCTCTCCTTGGATTTGTACAATACCAGCAACTGATCACTTTACAGCAGTAAAATGCTGCGTATTCTCACGAGGAAGATCAGCAAACAACATTTTGGATGATAACATTTAAGGTTTGGATAAGAACTACAAGCTTTTCAGTAATTTGATTTTTCTTGTAGATTGCAAATTAAGAATACAATATTTAAAGGGGAAACTAAACTAGTTATTTAGAATTAATACTTGGACACACCTACAGTTAAATAATTAATGGAGgtgcaaggaactgcaagtgatGGACTCTTCAGCAAGTGCtgatggaactcagcgggtcaggcagcacctgtggagggaatggacaggcaaaacTTTCGGTCAGTACCCGTCTATAAGCcccaatccaaaacgttgcctgtctattctctccacagatgctgcctgacccgcagagttcctccagcactcagtTGAACCAcaaagttccattacaaactacTAACAGTTGAAATGCTTTGGAAGGTTTTAGAGTTCCAGGTGCATATGTGTCCCATCATTTAATTGTAAGGAACACAGGTAGACTGTTATTTTTCACCCACCGTTTCCATCATTACGCACGGATGATTTCTAGGTCAGAAGTAGTAATAATACTAAGTACATTTCAGCGATGCTTTTTTTTGCAATATGAAAATAACTACAAGAATAAATACACAAAATAAAGGGCAGATTGAGCATCACTACTTTTAACATAAATAAATTGCAAGCCATTGAAGATTTTTAGTTCCGTTAAATGTTTTACCACAAAACGCAAAATATACACTTACTCAAATTTCCTGAATAACCCAAAACAGTTCACTTAGCCTCACAGATTTATTATAGCCGGTATACTTCACATCATGTTTGTGCCAGTCAATAAACCAAGAATCCCAAACATGATTACAGGAAATACCTTGCTCTGAAATTTTAAATTCAAGCGTTGACTTGATTCCCACAAATATAATTGGGTGTGCAGAATAATACAACTAAAGTGCAATGTAAAAAGTCTTGTATCATTTACATAAACGGAGTCAAGGTAGCTTCATGCTTTTCCTTCTCTTGAACGAAGAATAGAGTCAGCTGTTGCCACATGGATCACCTGAATTAAAATAAAGTACAAGATAATAAGTGAAGTTTcgaacatagtacagcacaggaacacgctcatgttccaggcacctgtgTAAATAACTTGTCCCGCATCTTCAAATTTTGCCTCTCGCATTATTTAgtgtattttcatttttttcataACTATGCTGAATACAGTAACATATAGTAACAATACAggcccagatttaaaaaaaaccctgcaaTATTGGTAAACAGCATAAACAGTGTGATAATTTACAGCATTCATTGGCAATTATAGAAACAAGAACTTTTTCGAAGTTCTCTTTCAAAACTGGAATATTATAATCTGACACACTACTCTCAAtatggtctcccccccccccccatctctcagtctgaagaagggttctgacccaaaacatcacctattccttttctccagagattctgcctgactacTCCAtcagtttttgtctacctttgttaatATTAATTTGGAAAAAATTTTGTGCAAGTTAAGGACACTTACCAAATACATTCCGCTTACACAGGGGGCAAGTCTGTTGAAGTAGCAACCAAGGATCAACACAGTCCCTGTGAAACTCGTGTAGACAAGGCAACACACGTAAACACTGGggataaaacaaaaatcaaactagCTTCACTTTTCTTCAACAGGACTTAATCCAATATTCTTAAATTTCTACTCATAACAATATTACTCAATTGACGTGCTCAATAGAAGCACACTAATAAATAACCCTCAAACACATTTTATGGCATTATTAGCTTCTAGAATAAATAAATTCAGTAAAGGGAAGTCAAATCAATGAATAAAGTGTTTAAAAGAAAATTTAAAACTATACAAATCTGAAATAGAGATAAATGACAATTTGAAAAATTCTGAGATTTTTGGTATTCAAACAGAAACCTGATCCAAAATGTTCCTAACTCCACAGATCACCACTGAAACACAGCAGAACAGCTAATGTTTTAACTCGCCTTCATATCAAGTCATTAGATGATTAAGATGTTTAACAGCAAAAAGCAACCCAAGCAAAAATAAGTAAAAGAGTGAGAGACTCGACTTCTAATCAAAACCACACACCTGATTTTTGTGGAATTCTTCCAAGCACACCGCACAACTTTCATGCTCTTGTAACTgtgttttgtgtcttttatttggaAAATATTTTCTAGTTTTCATTGCCGATAGCTGCTTTAAAACTTGTTGTTTTAAGTTCATCTATgaataaatattaaaaacaaatcaatCTTCTCATCAAGATGGGGGAATTTTAAATTGAAGATTTTGTTGGCCTGAAACATCCTTCCTACCCTTCCGCAGAGAACTATTGTCGAGGGCTTTTTTTTGCCAGGTCAACACATCTCCAACTTCTATACCTGGGCACTGTGGCTTGAAAGTTGGAGACTGACTGGAGCTCTGATGTCAGCACATCCCATCTCCTATGTCGCTGCACAACTCCGCAATGAGACAAGGGGTGGATCACAAATGGACTAAGCTGAGGGAGCAGGATATATTTAGCATCTAACTTCTCAGTTTTCcaaagggtgggagattgcaaccttcacgtggtctatcCTGTTTcgccgaatgcaatcaacctggcgtgcacaatcaaataagatcaaatagaccaaatgtcctacaactttaggctgtgcacgccatacgcaagaagaagaagttttcCAAGAGCCATGCCTGGATTATATGGCATTAACCCATTCATTTGAATTGTCTTGTCAATCATGACTGCAAAGATAAGCCCTAATAAAAAGGTTTTTGTATTTTAAATTTTACTTTAGTTATTTTTAAATATACCCATAATTTCTTTCCTTTAGCTTGTGTTTTAATTATTGTAATCTATTTGGTTATCAAAGACAAGTTAAAACAGTTAGGGTGAcataatggcacagctggtagagctgctgcctcacggagccagagaccctggtttgatctcgACCTTGGGTATTGtctatgtggagcttgcatgttctctctgtgactgcatgggtttcctccgagtgctctgtgtttcctccctcatcacaaaaatgcgcaggtttgtagattaattctccctctgtaaattaccaaGAATGCgtagggagcagatgagaaagtgggataacatgaaactagtgtgaactgataacttatggttggcgtggactccgtggccagtttccatgctgtatctgtcaatcaatcagattttttGATTCCAGGAAGTTTATCAAAACTGTCAGTGACAAGGTTTCATGGATGGGCTTTGGCAGAAAGCACGTCAGCTCAATCAGAACGGCAGGAAGATTTGATAAAAACCTGGTGATGATGAATATGAGAGGCAGGCAGGATCAATGCCATCTGATCCCTAAACATTATTTCACATAAAGTCAACAAAATTACCTAAAACTAAATGTGGCTtctgatttaatttaaatttagagATATCGCACTGAAACCAGCCCTTTGGACGACTGAGCCTGCGCCTGCCAATGATCAGCCATTCCCACTAGttttttgttatcccactttctcatacacTCTCTACCCACTAGGGGGCAATTAACAGAAGTAACCTgtattaattaacctacaattaactcaccaacctgcatgtctttgaaatatgggaggaaaccagagcatacggagaaatcccacgcggtcacagggagaatgtacaaactccacaccgacagcacccaaggtcaggattgaatccaggtctctgggactctgatctctactttaaaaaaaagtagtCCCATATTTTCCTAAatagctaaaaaaaataaaaaaattacaaGAATACATGATATAAATACATGTTATAAATATATTTCCTTAAATACATTTTTAGCATAATTGACTGCTTACACAGGGATGGGACACAAACCTCCAATTCTTCAGAACTAGATTCGTAGTGTCTATAttgccactgggcctgtacaatGACTCCAGTACACAGGATTAAGCCCACCAGTAGAACAGTGTTCCACAGCTGATGCAGATATTTCTGCAAaggacaatggaattcatttCAAAtggaattcattcattcaaatcatAAATGAGACAACATAGATGACTCTAGTTTAATAAAGTATCATGTTTGATTCCAATGCCTTGAGTAATTTTCTAATTTATAAAGCCTCAAGTTTTCATCATTCCATTAACTTATTCTTTGTTCTTGTTTtgcaaatatatttctcaattagTTAAAAAGTGTTTTTGGCATTCCTACTGAAAACTTCAACTAACGGAATGCACCAGTCAAATTTAAGGCCGAAACAAATAATAAATCAGAGATAATACTAATTGTGCAATAGCCTTAAATAATCTCAACTTTCCTTTGTTTTACTGAAACAGTTGTTAAAGAGAAATTAATGATGTCCAAGGGAAGCTGAATTGAAACTGCATTGTACCATTGCTTACCTGAACCCGAGAGCTGTTCTCTCCTGTACAAATCACTCCCTGCCATTCCCCATACAGCCCACCTCGTGAACGGCCACAGGTTGACCACAGCGTTAATGTTGCTCCCTGATATTAATGAAAAAGATGTTGGTTGAAATCGGTTTACGCGATGGTCATCTCAGCAAGGCTAACATTTATTGTCCAACCATAAATGCCTTTAATCTGCATCAGCTGAACAActcagtgtggcacagtggcattgcagtagagttgctgccttgcagcaccagagacccgggttcaatcctgactacggtgttgtctgtacggagtttgtacgttctccctgcgatgtTTTCTCCGGGAGGAAAACCGGATGATGTAGGTAAATCGCAAATTGTCCCTATcgtatgggatagtgttagtgaacgatgtgatcgttggtcggttcggtgggcagaagggcttattttcacgttgtatctctaaactctaaagtgaAGACTCAGTGAATTGCTACAGCCCTCTGGTTATACTCCTGCCACAATTGGGAAGGGAGTTTGTCAGCTTCAGTAACAATGAAGGACAGCGATATATTTCCAGATCAGGAGAGCTTGGAGCTGTAGGGGTTCCTAGCTGCCCTTTATCTACTAGGTAGTAGAAGTAGACCAGTCTCTGCATGTTTGTCGAGAACTTTGCAGAGTTGGATATGGTTTACCATGTCCTAATTCAGGATTGATGAATATTATGTTTCACCACAGAATACACTGTCCACTGCGTGCAGTGTCTACAGGATGTGGAGTTCAGTAAGCCGAGGGCAACAGTGTACTTTTACATTTAAAGAATTAAACTAAGATAGATAAAGACAAAATGCAGAGATTGTAACCTTTGTGGTTCTCTTTCTAATTTAATCTCTAGCTCCTCTGGCAGAAACTCCTTTTCCCAATCTCTGTTACAGGTTGGACAGGTCATCTctgaggcaggatctctggagaacatagatgggtgacttttcaagtcgggatccttctccagatatgctgcctgaccctctgagttactccagtgctatgTGTCCAACTTCTGCAGATACTAGTTGCTAAACTAAGATAGATGAGGAAGTGAAAAGGAATGTGGTGAGGACATATACATAGGTGGATAAATACTGGTGCCCGTTGCAATGACTGCAAGTTTGGAAGACCACGTTGTCAGCGGTGGTTAAGGACATCTCCTCAGGGCTGGAGTAGAAGAAGTATCCAGTAACAGAGTTTGGGAAAAGGAGTTTCTGCCAGAGGAGCTAGAGATTAAATTAGAAAGAGAACCACAAAGGTTACAATCTCTGGATTACAAACCGAACCACGTGCCAATCAGCATATGGTCAACCATACCAGTGAGAGAAATGTATGGCTCAAGGATTGCGATGGGGTTTCAATTCTGGGGTTTCAAGAAGCTGTTCCTTTGGGGGTTCAAGGTATAAATATAATTCAAGAGGCAGCATTTTAttttaagggtggcacagcgtcgcaacggtagagttcctgccttacagcgccagagacctggtttcgatcctgactatcgatgctgtctgtatggagtctgtacgttccccctgtgaccacggtgttttttccaggtgctttggtttcctctcacgttccaaagatgtacaggtttgtaggttaattggcttcggtaaaattgtaaattgttcctagtgtctaggatagagttagtgtacggggtgatcgctggttggcgcggactcggtgtgccaaagggcctgtttccgcgctgtatctttaaagtaaactaGAGGGGGAATTTTAGAGGGGGGAATTTTAGAAAGACGGAAAGATAGGGTGAGGCAAAGGGTAATGACAACCATGACCAATAACCGGAATCTGTCAGCAGAGGTCAGTATATACGAGCATACACTTCCAATTTGATAGAGAAAAttaacatgaaattaaattaaagacTTTCATCTGAAGGCATGCAGCAACTG is part of the Amblyraja radiata isolate CabotCenter1 chromosome 25, sAmbRad1.1.pri, whole genome shotgun sequence genome and harbors:
- the rnf215 gene encoding RING finger protein 215 isoform X4; translated protein: MRNGAGRPSSASSRAATTGCRGRCWRLAAAKVKDEPLDIQPNKGEKWIGVVSVDEDQVEKKGSSKQEWFAAAVINKMKRALVLGASALFILVLNQNAFTEMDISEVLSKPVVVMQSSENVTKLLGALLSGLRASAKITFKSIIQNDLGATLTLWSTCGRSRGGLYGEWQGVICTGENSSRVQKYLHQLWNTVLLVGLILCTGVIVQAQWQYRHYESSSEELEMNLKQQVLKQLSAMKTRKYFPNKRHKTQLQEHESCAVCLEEFHKNQCLRVLPCLHEFHRDCVDPWLLLQQTCPLCKRNVFGDPCGNS